The following proteins are encoded in a genomic region of Struthio camelus isolate bStrCam1 chromosome 3, bStrCam1.hap1, whole genome shotgun sequence:
- the AMD1 gene encoding S-adenosylmethionine decarboxylase proenzyme, with protein sequence MKESGAHFFEGTEKLLEVWFARQQPAQQEPHQSKGSGDLRTIPRIEWDKLLENVHCLIISVTKTDKQEAYVLSESSMFVSKRRFILKTCGTTLLLQALVPLLELAREYSGFDSIQSFFYSRKNFMKPSHQEYPHRNFQEEVEFLNEIFPNGAAYCMGRMNSDCWYLYTLDFPESRISNQPDQTLEILMSELDPVVMDQFYMKDGVTANDVTRMSGIRDLIPGSVIDATMFNPCGYSMNGMKSDGTYWTIHITPEPEFSYVSFETNISQTSYDDLIRKVVEVFKPGKFVTTLFVNQSSKCRTVFSSAQKIEGFKRLDHQIAQFSDYNFVFTSFTKNRQQQHS encoded by the exons ATGAAGGAGAGCGGTGCACACTTCTTCGAAGGGACCGAGAAGCTGTTGGAGGTGTGGTTCGCCCGGCAGCAGCCCGCGCAGCAGGAGCCGcaccagagcaaggggtctggcgATCTTCGCACCATACCCAG GATTGAGTGGGACAAACTTCTGGAGAATGTGCATTGTTTGATCATAAGTGTGACAAAAACTGACAAGCAGGAAGCTTATGTACTCAG TGAGAGTAGCATGTTTGTCTCCAAGAGACGTTTCATTTTGAAGACGTGTGGTACCACCCTCTTACTGCAAGCACTGGTTCCCCTGTTGGAGCTTGCTAGGGAGTACAGTGGGTTTGACTCAATTCAG agctTCTTTTATTCACGTAAGAATTTCATGaagccttcccaccaggagtACCCACATAGGAATTTCCAGGAAGAAGTAGAATTTCTTAATGAAATTTTCCCAA ATGGAGCAGCTTATTGCATGGGACGTATGAATTCTGATTGCTG GTACCTGTACACTCTGGATTTCCCAGAGAGTCGGATATCCAATCAGCCTGATCAGACGCTGGAAATTCTGATGAGTGAGCTTGATCCAGTAGTTATGGACCAGTTCTACATGAAAGATGGTGTTACTGCAAATGATGTCACTCGT ATGAGTGGAATTCGTGACCTGATACCAGGTTCTGTTATTGATGCTACAATGTTCAATCCTTGTGGGTATTCAATGAATGGGATGAAATCGGAT GGAACTTATTGGACTATTCACATCACTCCAGAACCAGAGTTTTCTTACGTTAGTTTTGAAACAAACATAAGTCAGACCTCTTATGATGACCTGATTAGAAAAGTTGTAGAGGTTTTCAAGCCAGGAAAATTTGTGACAACCCTCTTTGTTAATCAG AGCTCTAAATGTCGTACAGTGTTTTCTTCTGCCCAGAAGATTGAAGGGTTTAAGCGTCTTGACCACCAGATTGCCCAATTCAGTGATTACAATTTTGTTTTTACCAGTTTTACAAAGAATCGCCAGCAACAGCACAGTTGa